One window from the genome of Pyrobaculum ferrireducens encodes:
- a CDS encoding 6-hydroxymethylpterin diphosphokinase MptE-like protein has product MSCRPVIFDPLEWTYVYTLAKRLLPELSFDRDLEATHAAAGFPGESIEALRDFDWCCPAIYMPPFERLISGSVTVAVEGYTAEKLARRGVKPDVVVSDFDFNPQGVGLGRIAVIHVHGDNYWLVPSGPYVYTVQTWPMGCTANVSGFTDGDRAVYLAYYMGAREIAISGFNPEAPVKRGDLVKRKKLALASHLLNRLSRRVAVRFV; this is encoded by the coding sequence GTGTCGTGTAGGCCCGTAATATTCGACCCCCTTGAGTGGACCTACGTCTACACCCTAGCCAAGAGGCTACTGCCGGAGCTCTCCTTCGACAGAGATCTAGAGGCTACCCACGCGGCGGCTGGCTTCCCCGGCGAGTCTATAGAGGCGCTTAGGGACTTCGACTGGTGTTGCCCTGCTATCTACATGCCGCCGTTTGAGCGACTGATAAGCGGTAGCGTTACCGTCGCCGTAGAGGGATACACAGCAGAGAAGCTGGCGAGGCGCGGCGTCAAGCCGGACGTGGTCGTCAGCGACTTCGACTTCAATCCCCAGGGCGTAGGGCTGGGCAGGATTGCGGTGATTCACGTACATGGAGATAACTACTGGCTAGTCCCCAGCGGCCCCTATGTCTACACAGTGCAGACGTGGCCAATGGGCTGCACCGCCAACGTCTCGGGATTTACCGACGGAGACAGAGCCGTCTACTTGGCCTACTACATGGGCGCGCGGGAGATCGCGATATCGGGCTTCAACCCCGAGGCCCCCGTCAAGAGAGGCGACTTGGTGAAGAGGAAGAAGCTGGCTCTGGCGAGCCATCTACTCAATAGACTCTCGCGGAGAGTCGCCGTAAGATTTGTCTAG
- a CDS encoding MFS transporter — protein sequence MGEARLIILSGLGWMFDALDVLILSYLLVAAAGELALDTQRKTLIILANNLGMLIGAALFGRLADRFGRRKIFMATLLLYSLGTGAAALARSWLEFAVVRFFAGLGLGGELPVVATYVSENSPPERRGRNVVLLESFWSLGAVLAAAISLYLFTSIGWRASLVLLSLTAFYVFVIRLALPESQRWIESRGAQPPGAAAVPQVDLYRLSIVSAIWLMLAFGYYGAFLWLPTMLVKERGFTYVGTYEFMFITTLAQLPGYFSAAYLVEKLGRRPVGSLYFLLSAVSAVLFTYSGAPGELVVWALALNFFNLGVWGVIYAYTPELFPTAVRGVATGMSGSAARVGMILGPMLYPLYSSSALIIIAAVWATASALIWLLPETRGRVV from the coding sequence ATGGGGGAGGCGAGGCTGATCATCTTAAGCGGCCTCGGCTGGATGTTTGATGCGTTGGATGTCTTGATACTGTCCTACCTCCTGGTTGCCGCCGCCGGGGAGCTGGCGCTTGATACCCAGAGAAAGACGTTGATTATACTCGCCAACAACCTAGGCATGTTGATAGGCGCCGCGCTGTTTGGCCGTCTGGCCGATAGATTCGGCAGGCGGAAAATCTTCATGGCGACTCTCCTCCTCTACAGCCTGGGCACCGGCGCCGCGGCTCTGGCCAGGTCGTGGCTGGAATTCGCCGTAGTGAGGTTCTTCGCGGGGCTGGGGCTCGGCGGCGAGTTGCCGGTGGTTGCGACGTACGTCTCGGAAAACTCCCCGCCGGAGAGGAGGGGGAGGAACGTGGTGCTTTTAGAAAGCTTCTGGTCCCTGGGGGCGGTGCTAGCCGCCGCCATCTCTCTCTATCTCTTCACGTCTATCGGATGGAGGGCGTCGCTTGTCCTCCTCAGCCTAACCGCCTTCTACGTTTTTGTAATACGCCTCGCCCTGCCCGAATCGCAGAGATGGATCGAGTCCAGGGGGGCGCAACCGCCGGGGGCCGCCGCGGTGCCTCAAGTCGATCTGTATAGGCTCTCCATTGTTTCGGCCATCTGGCTAATGCTGGCCTTCGGATACTACGGGGCTTTTCTCTGGCTACCCACCATGTTGGTGAAGGAGAGGGGCTTTACCTACGTGGGCACGTACGAATTTATGTTTATAACAACCCTGGCGCAGCTACCCGGCTACTTCTCCGCGGCGTATCTAGTGGAGAAGCTAGGCCGCAGGCCTGTGGGCTCTCTGTACTTCCTCCTGTCAGCTGTCTCGGCGGTGTTGTTTACCTACAGCGGGGCGCCGGGGGAACTCGTCGTGTGGGCCCTCGCACTTAACTTCTTCAACCTAGGCGTGTGGGGGGTGATATACGCATACACGCCTGAGCTGTTCCCCACAGCTGTGAGAGGAGTCGCCACGGGCATGTCCGGCTCCGCGGCGAGGGTAGGCATGATACTTGGGCCTATGCTCTACCCGCTCTACTCCTCCTCGGCCCTCATAATCATCGCCGCCGTATGGGCAACGGCCTCGGCGCTCATTTGGCTCCTCCCCGAGACCAGGGGCCGTGTCGTGTAG
- a CDS encoding D-aminoacyl-tRNA deacylase — MYVLVISLGDPVSRTFLEVAPDMPLVETRGGLEIRKFRDVPVVVHRGDPTEFGNEEVLASLGRHAIFISRHEMANPRPLFTVHTPGGWPDVSVAHPHLVSSLYRSLCRGAYEPFSCAFEATHHPPNTSAVSATFIEVGSTEREWRDRKAVETLVYVVEEVTGRELERRPSAMVVGDLHYVTVADMVLRGDVDIGHVVPKYVEISLGVVQTAFRKHVTSVEKVFLFRKNVKNPARAEIVEFLRGSGVEVVLKG, encoded by the coding sequence GTGTACGTCCTGGTCATCTCGCTCGGCGACCCGGTCTCCCGCACGTTTTTAGAAGTTGCTCCGGACATGCCCCTGGTTGAGACGCGGGGTGGTTTAGAAATTAGGAAATTTAGAGACGTCCCCGTCGTGGTTCACAGGGGCGATCCCACCGAGTTTGGTAATGAGGAGGTCTTGGCATCCCTCGGCAGACACGCCATATTTATTTCACGCCACGAGATGGCTAATCCAAGGCCTTTATTTACTGTACACACCCCGGGGGGCTGGCCCGACGTCTCGGTGGCGCACCCGCACCTCGTCTCTTCGCTGTACAGATCTCTATGTAGAGGCGCCTACGAGCCCTTCAGCTGCGCGTTCGAGGCGACACACCACCCCCCAAACACCAGCGCCGTGTCGGCTACCTTCATCGAGGTTGGTAGCACCGAGAGGGAGTGGAGAGATAGAAAGGCCGTCGAGACGCTTGTCTATGTGGTTGAGGAGGTGACGGGTAGGGAGCTGGAGAGGCGCCCCTCGGCGATGGTGGTGGGGGATCTTCACTACGTCACGGTCGCGGACATGGTGCTGAGGGGCGACGTGGACATAGGCCACGTGGTGCCTAAGTACGTGGAGATATCGCTGGGGGTTGTGCAGACCGCCTTTAGGAAGCACGTCACTTCTGTAGAAAAAGTCTTCCTATTTAGGAAGAATGTGAAGAACCCGGCAAGGGCGGAGATCGTCGAGTTCCTTAGGGGTAGCGGCGTGGAGGTGGTGCTCAAGGGTTAA
- a CDS encoding alcohol dehydrogenase catalytic domain-containing protein: protein MKAVQLVKFGEPREALRYTDLPDPAPGPGDVLVKIEAAGVCGRDLVVRKGAFPHVKPPVVPGHEGVGKVVEVGPGVERDVVGSRVFLSAIYDGTCDYCRRGFENLCRNAELLGESRNGTYAEYVVLPARFVHPFHGVDPRVAVVATCPLATAVYTLRHVDVEGRRVLVVGAGGTGVYIAQLAKVRGGEVYISTRSPEKAATLRQLGLEVAAEGDKDFDVVIDTVGSPTLERSLKLARRAGSVVVIGNVTGERASLSPALVILRQLKVLGSMAFRPWDIYEALDLLKRGLIKPLYAEYRLQDAARAHEDMEREMVVGRAVLIP, encoded by the coding sequence GTGAAGGCTGTTCAGTTAGTCAAATTTGGAGAGCCGCGGGAGGCGCTACGCTATACGGATTTGCCAGATCCGGCCCCGGGGCCCGGCGACGTTCTTGTTAAAATAGAGGCGGCTGGCGTCTGCGGAAGAGATCTCGTCGTGAGAAAGGGCGCCTTTCCACATGTGAAGCCTCCGGTGGTGCCGGGACACGAGGGGGTTGGCAAGGTTGTGGAGGTGGGCCCCGGCGTTGAGAGAGACGTTGTGGGGAGCAGGGTGTTCCTCTCGGCGATTTACGACGGGACGTGTGACTACTGCAGACGGGGGTTTGAAAACCTGTGTAGAAACGCCGAGTTACTGGGCGAGTCGCGCAACGGCACGTACGCCGAGTATGTGGTGCTACCGGCGAGGTTCGTGCACCCATTCCACGGCGTCGACCCGAGGGTTGCGGTGGTGGCCACGTGTCCCCTCGCCACGGCTGTCTACACGCTTAGGCATGTCGACGTGGAGGGGAGGAGGGTGCTCGTGGTAGGCGCCGGGGGCACCGGCGTCTACATAGCACAGCTAGCCAAGGTGAGGGGCGGGGAGGTCTACATCTCCACGAGGTCGCCCGAGAAGGCGGCTACGTTGAGGCAGTTGGGTCTAGAGGTGGCGGCGGAGGGAGACAAGGATTTCGATGTAGTCATCGACACGGTGGGTAGCCCCACCCTGGAGCGTTCTCTAAAGCTGGCTAGGAGGGCGGGGAGTGTGGTGGTTATAGGCAACGTGACTGGGGAGAGGGCGTCGCTAAGCCCCGCCCTGGTGATACTAAGGCAGTTGAAGGTCCTAGGCAGTATGGCGTTCCGGCCTTGGGATATATACGAGGCGCTTGACTTGTTAAAGAGGGGACTTATAAAACCGCTCTACGCCGAGTACAGACTGCAAGACGCGGCAAGGGCCCATGAAGATATGGAGAGAGAGATGGTGGTGGGCAGAGCAGTTTTAATACCCTGA
- a CDS encoding long-chain-fatty-acid--CoA ligase, whose protein sequence is MEKYQLTLSNLWKYIKEIYGDVEVAYLPPHGNNIRSTYGREYERSLRLADGLRRLGIAPGDRVATLDWNTIWHFDLYWAVPGMGAVLHPLNVRLAPEDLVYIINHAQDKALIYHRDFAPLVEKLKPHLKSVQLYIQISDGLGTATRDPEIEDVIKQGEPKPLPEIGEDTVATIGYTSGTTGKPKGAYFTHRALTLHTLVSAVAFAGFRGFARPECTEEQCAFMQLVPMFHVHGWGTPWTFALLGWRQIYPGRFDPNHTVKLIAEEGVKTMAGVPTMLYMLLTAPEFPKYAEKIKAVRPIFVVGGAALPKELAKKAAEAGFIPRVGYGMTETAPILTLGFFRPTEEIPKEVDRYYDLLTATGLPIPLVDLMVVDEGLRPVPRDGRSVGEIVVRAPWVTPEYLGDVEKTREAWRGGWFHTGDVAVWLPDGRVRIVDRAKDVIKSGGEWISSLQLEDLIMTHPAVAQVAVVGVPHEKWGERPVAVVVLKPGASATEQDIIKHLEKFVEAGKIPKWWLPDKIIFTTQLPLTGTGKIDKKVLREQYKEVLR, encoded by the coding sequence ATGGAGAAGTACCAACTTACGTTAAGTAATTTATGGAAATATATAAAGGAGATATATGGGGATGTTGAAGTGGCTTATCTACCTCCCCATGGGAATAACATCAGATCTACCTATGGACGTGAATATGAGAGAAGCCTCCGCCTCGCCGATGGGCTGAGGCGTTTAGGCATAGCTCCTGGCGATAGAGTCGCCACGCTGGACTGGAACACTATCTGGCATTTTGACCTGTACTGGGCCGTGCCCGGCATGGGGGCTGTGCTCCACCCGCTAAACGTGAGGCTCGCCCCCGAGGACTTGGTGTATATAATAAACCATGCGCAGGACAAGGCGTTGATTTACCACAGAGACTTCGCGCCCCTCGTGGAGAAGCTAAAGCCGCATCTAAAGTCTGTTCAGCTGTATATACAGATATCAGACGGTTTAGGCACAGCTACGCGAGATCCAGAAATTGAAGACGTAATTAAGCAGGGAGAGCCCAAACCTCTCCCTGAGATAGGCGAAGACACGGTGGCCACTATTGGGTACACAAGTGGAACCACCGGGAAGCCGAAGGGGGCGTACTTCACGCACAGAGCGCTGACTCTACACACCTTGGTAAGCGCGGTGGCCTTCGCCGGCTTTAGAGGCTTTGCAAGGCCTGAGTGCACAGAGGAGCAGTGCGCCTTTATGCAACTCGTTCCAATGTTCCACGTACATGGATGGGGCACTCCCTGGACTTTTGCCCTGTTGGGCTGGCGCCAGATTTATCCAGGCCGCTTTGATCCAAACCACACAGTTAAACTCATCGCAGAGGAAGGGGTGAAGACTATGGCGGGGGTCCCCACGATGCTCTACATGTTGCTAACCGCGCCCGAATTCCCGAAGTACGCCGAAAAGATCAAGGCGGTGAGGCCCATATTCGTGGTGGGGGGCGCCGCGTTGCCCAAAGAGCTGGCCAAAAAAGCCGCCGAGGCCGGCTTCATACCGAGGGTGGGCTACGGCATGACTGAAACAGCGCCTATACTAACGCTGGGCTTCTTCAGACCCACCGAGGAAATTCCAAAAGAGGTAGATAGGTACTACGACTTGTTGACAGCCACGGGTCTGCCTATTCCTCTTGTTGATTTGATGGTGGTTGACGAGGGTTTGAGGCCTGTTCCTCGTGATGGGAGGTCTGTAGGCGAGATTGTGGTTAGGGCTCCTTGGGTTACTCCAGAGTATCTCGGCGATGTGGAGAAGACGCGGGAGGCTTGGCGTGGTGGGTGGTTCCACACAGGCGACGTGGCTGTCTGGCTGCCGGACGGCCGTGTGAGAATTGTAGATAGGGCGAAGGACGTAATTAAGTCGGGTGGGGAGTGGATTTCCTCACTTCAGCTTGAAGATTTGATAATGACACATCCGGCCGTGGCGCAGGTGGCCGTCGTGGGTGTGCCGCACGAGAAGTGGGGCGAGCGTCCGGTGGCTGTGGTGGTTCTAAAGCCGGGGGCCTCCGCCACAGAGCAAGACATAATTAAGCACCTAGAGAAATTTGTAGAGGCGGGGAAGATACCTAAATGGTGGCTCCCAGACAAGATAATCTTCACAACACAACTCCCACTCACAGGCACCGGCAAGATAGATAAAAAAGTACTAAGAGAGCAGTATAAAGAGGTGTTGAGGTGA
- a CDS encoding M20 family metallopeptidase: MESRAVSILSKLISIPTVNPPGEKYAELVEYAEKFFKSLGLETEIVEVPKAEVSKRCAECADYPRLILLARSGEPKIHFNGHYDVVPPGPLESWRVTKPFEPLYRDGRLYGRGAVDMKGGLTSIMLAVEKAVSAGLKNFEISFVPDEETGGETGAGYLAKSGKITAPWVVIAEGSGEDNIWIGHRGLVWFIVEVYGKQAHGSTPWQGLNAFEGAAYIAYRLQEYAKLIAARSSKYEYDDPRGATPTVTIGGEVRGSVKTNVVPGYFAFSVDRRVIPEEDLEAVKKEFIDFVERVAKELPHRVEVKVTNVSEAALVEPSHPLIEALSASVEEVIGRKPRRTVCIGGLDARFFIKQGIPAATYGPGPIGLAHAPDEYVEVRQVLNVAEAYYRLIKRLNAKT; the protein is encoded by the coding sequence ATGGAGTCAAGAGCCGTATCTATCCTAAGCAAGCTCATATCAATACCCACAGTCAACCCACCCGGCGAGAAATACGCAGAGCTGGTTGAGTACGCCGAGAAGTTTTTCAAATCCCTCGGACTAGAAACAGAAATCGTAGAGGTTCCTAAGGCGGAGGTGTCAAAACGCTGTGCGGAATGCGCCGACTATCCGAGGCTGATTCTACTGGCGAGAAGCGGAGAGCCAAAAATACACTTCAACGGCCACTACGACGTAGTGCCGCCGGGCCCACTGGAGAGCTGGAGAGTAACAAAACCCTTCGAGCCTCTCTACCGAGACGGAAGGCTCTACGGAAGAGGCGCGGTAGATATGAAAGGCGGGCTGACCTCAATTATGCTGGCCGTGGAGAAGGCCGTGTCGGCTGGGCTGAAAAACTTCGAGATATCATTCGTCCCTGATGAGGAGACAGGCGGCGAAACCGGCGCCGGCTACTTGGCGAAGTCGGGCAAAATCACGGCGCCGTGGGTCGTAATCGCCGAGGGCTCCGGCGAGGATAACATATGGATTGGCCACAGGGGATTGGTGTGGTTTATAGTCGAGGTGTATGGAAAACAGGCACACGGCTCTACCCCATGGCAAGGGCTGAACGCCTTCGAGGGGGCGGCGTACATCGCCTACAGACTACAGGAATACGCCAAGTTGATAGCCGCCAGGTCTAGTAAATATGAATACGACGACCCGAGGGGCGCCACCCCCACCGTGACAATAGGAGGAGAGGTTCGCGGCTCCGTCAAGACCAACGTGGTGCCCGGATACTTCGCCTTCTCCGTAGACCGCAGAGTGATACCAGAGGAGGATTTAGAAGCGGTGAAAAAAGAATTTATAGATTTCGTCGAGCGCGTGGCCAAGGAACTCCCCCACAGAGTCGAGGTGAAGGTGACCAACGTCTCCGAGGCCGCGTTGGTGGAGCCCAGCCACCCACTCATCGAGGCCCTCTCGGCGTCTGTAGAGGAGGTAATCGGGAGGAAGCCCAGGAGGACGGTCTGCATCGGCGGGCTAGACGCGAGGTTTTTCATAAAGCAGGGGATTCCCGCCGCGACCTACGGGCCGGGCCCCATAGGCCTCGCCCACGCCCCAGACGAATATGTGGAGGTGCGCCAGGTGCTAAACGTGGCCGAGGCGTACTACAGGCTAATAAAGCGGCTGAACGCCAAGACCTAG
- a CDS encoding SagB/ThcOx family dehydrogenase, producing MLRRGFLKFLVATPLGRFLSGVLAASTSSLAIYFHVSHTDVKRGAAGGERVIALPYPRLRGSVSVEEALANRRSVREFREEPLTLEELGQILWAAYGISEVTYGLRTAPSAGAQYPLELYAVVGERGVEAQGGFLTPGVYHYDPHAHTISLRKEGDYRRELYHAALDQIWVLTAPVSLVFTAVYSRTARVYGERGRVRYVPMDLGHAGQNVYLQATAMGLGTVAVGAFYDEEVARILDLPAEETPLYIMPIGRPLTRYRLAEDELVRYFERRRRR from the coding sequence GTGTTGAGGCGCGGCTTCTTAAAATTCCTCGTGGCTACGCCTCTCGGCAGGTTTCTATCCGGCGTCCTAGCCGCCTCGACGTCTTCGCTAGCCATTTATTTCCATGTATCTCATACAGATGTGAAGAGGGGCGCCGCGGGAGGCGAGAGGGTAATTGCCCTGCCCTACCCGAGGCTACGCGGCTCCGTGTCTGTCGAGGAGGCGCTTGCGAATAGGAGATCGGTTAGAGAGTTTAGGGAGGAGCCGCTGACGCTAGAGGAGCTGGGGCAGATCCTCTGGGCGGCGTACGGCATCTCTGAAGTAACCTACGGGCTGAGGACTGCGCCTAGCGCCGGGGCGCAGTACCCCCTGGAGCTATACGCCGTGGTGGGAGAACGCGGCGTCGAGGCGCAGGGCGGCTTCCTAACCCCCGGCGTGTACCACTACGATCCCCACGCCCACACCATTTCGCTGAGGAAGGAGGGTGACTATAGAAGGGAGCTCTACCACGCAGCGCTTGACCAGATCTGGGTCTTAACGGCGCCGGTTTCGCTGGTCTTCACCGCCGTCTACAGCCGCACTGCGAGGGTCTACGGCGAGAGGGGGCGCGTTAGGTATGTCCCCATGGACCTGGGCCACGCCGGCCAGAACGTCTACCTCCAGGCCACAGCCATGGGTCTTGGAACCGTCGCGGTGGGCGCCTTCTACGACGAGGAGGTGGCTAGGATACTCGACCTGCCGGCTGAGGAGACGCCGCTGTACATAATGCCGATTGGGAGGCCGCTGACGAGATACCGCTTGGCAGAGGATGAGCTTGTCAGATACTTCGAGCGGCGGAGGCGGCGCTAG
- a CDS encoding class I SAM-dependent methyltransferase — protein sequence MGLRGEWRAVQEAYRKIAEVYERANKVATFGNVDRWRREAVTLFLSLNGKTPLKVLDAGAGPGNMAAHLKTERYVVALDATPEMLRPNAIADDRVVGMFEYMPFRSGCFDLLLAGYSLHAATDIEKAVAEFSRVAEFQVVVSIGNPNNRFVRRLLRLYARYLLPRLVCLVAPPEVCREYGKIYTIITSIPPNSKLREIVEKYSSIIIFREKGLGSVYIYISRSKIA from the coding sequence ATGGGGCTCCGCGGAGAGTGGCGCGCCGTGCAGGAGGCTTACAGAAAAATCGCCGAGGTGTACGAAAGGGCCAATAAAGTAGCCACATTTGGCAACGTAGACAGGTGGCGGAGGGAGGCGGTCACTCTCTTCCTAAGCCTAAATGGCAAGACGCCGCTCAAAGTCCTAGACGCCGGCGCGGGACCTGGAAACATGGCGGCCCACCTAAAGACTGAGAGATACGTCGTCGCCCTAGACGCGACGCCAGAGATGCTCCGCCCTAACGCCATTGCAGACGACCGGGTCGTGGGGATGTTTGAATACATGCCGTTTAGAAGCGGTTGCTTTGACTTGTTGCTAGCGGGCTACTCCCTACACGCCGCCACAGACATTGAGAAGGCCGTCGCGGAGTTTAGCAGAGTGGCGGAGTTCCAAGTGGTGGTATCGATAGGAAACCCCAACAACAGGTTTGTGAGACGCCTCCTACGGCTCTACGCCAGGTATCTACTGCCTAGGTTGGTGTGTCTAGTGGCGCCGCCTGAGGTGTGTAGGGAGTATGGGAAGATCTATACAATCATAACCTCAATCCCGCCAAATTCAAAACTTAGAGAAATTGTAGAGAAATATTCCTCAATAATTATCTTTAGAGAGAAGGGGCTTGGCTCGGTGTACATATACATATCGAGGTCTAAAATCGCCTAG
- a CDS encoding trimeric intracellular cation channel family protein, translating into MRAEDVVELLNYVGIVAFALSGALKAGEKDMDLLGFVVLGFSTALAGGIIRDLLLGRFPPVNVVYMPYSLTAIAASLAAFFLYPHVKRFRDYVLYPDAVGLGAFAAIGADLTASYCQMRGLGNCWLTVMMLSSVTAAGGGVVRDVLAGEVPAVLRREIYASAAAVGGLIYLAASGLGREGAMLVTIVAVTAIRIASLARGWELPRVRQDKPRI; encoded by the coding sequence ATGCGGGCAGAGGATGTTGTAGAGCTGCTGAACTACGTGGGAATTGTGGCCTTCGCGCTGTCTGGGGCGTTGAAGGCGGGGGAGAAGGATATGGATCTGCTGGGGTTTGTGGTGTTGGGGTTCTCCACGGCGCTTGCGGGGGGGATTATAAGAGACTTATTGCTCGGCAGGTTCCCTCCAGTGAACGTGGTGTATATGCCGTATTCGCTGACGGCCATCGCCGCCTCTCTGGCGGCGTTTTTTCTCTATCCCCATGTGAAGAGGTTTAGGGACTACGTCCTCTACCCCGACGCGGTGGGTCTGGGTGCCTTCGCCGCCATCGGCGCCGACTTGACCGCGAGTTACTGCCAGATGCGGGGGCTGGGGAACTGCTGGCTGACGGTGATGATGCTGTCGTCGGTGACTGCCGCCGGCGGGGGCGTCGTCCGCGATGTCCTCGCCGGGGAGGTGCCGGCGGTGTTGCGTAGGGAGATCTACGCCTCTGCCGCGGCTGTGGGCGGCCTGATATACCTAGCCGCCTCGGGGCTGGGGAGGGAGGGGGCCATGCTGGTTACAATCGTGGCGGTTACCGCCATTAGAATTGCGTCGCTGGCCAGGGGGTGGGAGCTACCTCGGGTTAGACAGGACAAGCCGCGCATCTAG
- a CDS encoding 2'-5' RNA ligase family protein produces MSYIYGVLPPIHPLRPFEGVVPVKPHITLVKLERPLRVEVRYRQFVASLGPVVLLPSQSRPRYIALRVEPLGEFAALRTLLMASLGGVVRERYAEFKPHLTLYSVRVKRPSPDDVRPAVEEAARYVGTAFEVKAVHLIDTTGGAYMPVYTLVLHG; encoded by the coding sequence ATGTCGTACATATATGGGGTACTCCCGCCGATTCACCCGCTGAGGCCGTTTGAGGGTGTGGTGCCGGTGAAGCCCCACATTACTCTGGTGAAGTTGGAGAGGCCGTTGAGGGTTGAGGTGCGGTACCGCCAGTTCGTCGCCTCTCTGGGGCCCGTGGTGCTTCTGCCGTCGCAGTCGAGGCCTAGGTACATAGCGCTGAGGGTGGAGCCTCTGGGAGAGTTCGCCGCGTTGAGGACTCTGCTCATGGCGTCGCTGGGTGGAGTCGTTAGGGAGCGGTACGCGGAGTTTAAGCCGCATCTCACCTTGTACTCGGTTCGGGTTAAGAGGCCGTCGCCGGATGACGTCAGGCCGGCGGTGGAGGAGGCCGCCAGGTATGTAGGTACCGCCTTTGAGGTTAAGGCGGTGCATCTCATCGACACGACGGGGGGCGCTTATATGCCTGTCTACACGCTTGTCCTGCATGGATAG